The genomic window AATAACAGCAGTGGAACTCATGTCCAGCGTGTTCACAACATTGGCAATATTTCTGGTCACAAATACTTCTCCGGGCTTCATTCCCATCACTTCTTCCGCAGTCACTCTACTGTCTGAACATCCGATATACAGGAATTCAGGATTCTGAGTTTTTGCAAGTTCGTGAAAGAACTCAGGGTTTTCTGCAACTTTAGATTCTACCCATTTTCTGTTGTTTTCGAAAATAACGTCGTATGATTGTGACATAAAATAAAATGTTAAAGTGAATAATTATTTATTTCGTTTAAATTATTTTCAAATTCAATAGACTGAATCAATAATTATGCAAAAATATAATTTTTGAAGCTAAAGCAAGTGGTTTTAACAAAGTTTAATATTAAAATATGCTTAAAATCATGTTCAATACGAGATAAATTAAGTTACAACAGCTTGCTGTGACTGAAATAATCAAAACGTAGGATAAAATTACGATAAAAATTTAAATGCTTAAAAAATGAGATAAAATTATAAGTAGCTTGAATAATAAGTAAACTTATATTGTATAATTGATATAACCTTGCGTAGCATTTTCGTTAGGATAAATTTTTCCTGGATTTCCGGTTACCACAGAATCAGAAGGAACATCAAAATTAACATAGGAATTCGGGGCGATCAAAACATTATTCCCGATTTTTATATTTCCGACAATCACAGCATTGGGTCCGATCCATACTTCATTTCCAATTTCGGGAGAACCTTCATTTTTACCTCTGTTTTGCTGTCCGATAGTAACGCCCTGAGCAATATTGCAGTTTTTACCGATGATGGTTTTGGGATTAATTACAAGACTTCCCCAATGTCCCAGATAAAAGCCTTCTCCAATCTGAGTTTCAGGATAAATCTGAAATCCGTATTTGATCTGAAAATGTCTTAAAACTAACCTCCAGAATAGTCCTAAAACCGGAACTTCCTTGAACTGCTGTGCTTTTCTTAAAATATAAACAAAATGAAGGTTCGG from Chryseobacterium camelliae includes these protein-coding regions:
- a CDS encoding serine O-acetyltransferase, whose product is MSNYSTIQKDFYRESGKWLPAFKIWTKCINPNLHFVYILRKAQQFKEVPVLGLFWRLVLRHFQIKYGFQIYPETQIGEGFYLGHWGSLVINPKTIIGKNCNIAQGVTIGQQNRGKNEGSPEIGNEVWIGPNAVIVGNIKIGNNVLIAPNSYVNFDVPSDSVVTGNPGKIYPNENATQGYINYTI